The Candidatus Zixiibacteriota bacterium genome includes a window with the following:
- a CDS encoding response regulator — translation MSRLLVVDDEDHIRKLYKDFFTRDGFQVETAASGEEAFRLAGEKEFDLVILDIELEEASGLEILKRFKEEHPHLPVVLNSAYSTYKADFHTWVADGYILKSSDIQPLRQKVKELVSA, via the coding sequence ATGAGCAGACTTCTGGTAGTTGACGATGAAGACCATATACGGAAACTATATAAAGACTTCTTTACCCGGGACGGTTTTCAGGTGGAGACGGCGGCCTCGGGTGAGGAGGCTTTCCGGCTGGCCGGAGAGAAGGAATTTGACTTGGTGATTCTGGATATCGAGCTGGAAGAGGCCAGCGGTCTGGAAATTCTGAAGCGGTTCAAAGAGGAACACCCACATCTGCCGGTGGTGCTAAATTCGGCCTATTCGACCTATAAGGCCGATTTCCACACCTGGGTGGCTGATGGGTATATTCTTAAGTCCTCGGATATTCAGCCTCTGCGCCAGAAGGTCAAAGAACTGGTGTCGGCATGA
- a CDS encoding response regulator, with protein sequence MEIHKIEEMARRRGKPFRILIVDDEPRVRDVFKEFCEITHSVEVDLAVDGLDAVSKVGKANYDLVTMDLIMPEMAGVEAVAKIKEIRPYLPVIIITGNATERLINQAGVKGATSLMYKPVMLEDFVDEVIRALEKGIPVKTTV encoded by the coding sequence ATGGAAATACACAAAATCGAAGAAATGGCGCGCCGACGCGGGAAACCGTTCCGGATTCTTATCGTTGATGACGAACCCAGGGTACGTGATGTTTTCAAAGAGTTCTGCGAAATTACCCATTCGGTTGAGGTCGACCTGGCGGTTGATGGTCTTGACGCGGTCAGCAAGGTTGGGAAAGCCAATTATGACCTGGTTACCATGGATCTGATTATGCCCGAGATGGCCGGCGTTGAGGCGGTGGCGAAAATAAAGGAAATCAGACCATATCTGCCGGTCATTATTATCACCGGAAACGCCACCGAGCGTCTTATCAATCAGGCTGGAGTCAAAGGGGCTACCTCATTGATGTATAAGCCGGTCATGCTGGAAGATTTTGTCGACGAAGTGATCAGAGCTTTGGAGAAGGGTATTCCTGTCAAAACCACGGTATGA
- a CDS encoding response regulator: MKTAITILVVDDDLMVRGVLEQLLARKGYSIKGVSSGREALEFIRNNPVDLVLTDIVMPEMSGFELLQVIKKSFPEVGVIMMTGYGDACSVKEALSLGADEYITKPFKGQEVSLIIERAYWRFLSRSKDFQLVPPRGE, from the coding sequence ATGAAGACAGCCATAACAATTCTGGTCGTCGATGACGACTTGATGGTGCGGGGGGTGCTGGAACAGCTTCTGGCCCGCAAAGGATACTCTATAAAGGGGGTCTCGAGCGGCCGGGAGGCGCTGGAATTTATCAGGAATAATCCGGTCGATCTGGTATTAACCGACATTGTTATGCCGGAAATGTCCGGTTTTGAGCTTCTTCAGGTCATCAAGAAGAGTTTCCCCGAGGTGGGCGTTATCATGATGACCGGATACGGGGATGCATGCTCGGTCAAGGAGGCGCTTTCGTTGGGGGCCGATGAATATATTACCAAGCCGTTTAAGGGCCAGGAAGTCTCGCTGATAATCGAGCGGGCCTACTGGCGTTTTCTTTCGCGCAGCAAGGATTTTCAGTTGGTGCCTCCGCGAGGGGAGTAA
- a CDS encoding restriction endonuclease, protein MQIHFDVKISKGYHSASQKSRVLSEAWVGNEVFCPNCGSNLLQFNNGKPVADFYCSICREEYELKSKKDSMGMKIVDGAYRTMLERLTSYNNPSLFLLNYDLQNYKIQNFFVVPKHFFVPEIIEKRKPLSETARRAGWVGCNILLKNIPLTGKIFYVRDGKVELRENILKYWSKTLFLRETKELAAKGWILDIMNCIDKIGKGEFSLNEVYAFEMLLKQKYPNNRHIRDKIRQQLQFLRDKGYLDFIARGNYRLR, encoded by the coding sequence ATGCAAATACACTTTGATGTAAAAATTTCAAAAGGATATCATAGCGCTTCGCAAAAAAGTCGCGTCTTAAGCGAGGCTTGGGTTGGTAATGAAGTGTTTTGTCCAAATTGCGGATCAAACTTGCTTCAATTCAATAATGGGAAGCCTGTTGCGGATTTTTATTGTTCGATATGTCGTGAAGAATATGAACTAAAAAGTAAGAAAGATTCTATGGGAATGAAAATTGTTGATGGTGCATACCGGACCATGCTTGAAAGATTAACCAGTTATAATAACCCAAGTCTTTTCCTGCTAAATTATGATTTACAAAATTATAAAATACAAAATTTCTTTGTTGTTCCGAAACATTTTTTTGTACCAGAAATTATAGAGAAGAGAAAGCCATTATCGGAAACCGCGCGACGTGCAGGTTGGGTCGGATGCAATATTTTGCTGAAAAACATTCCCTTAACAGGGAAAATATTCTATGTAAGGGACGGGAAGGTTGAATTGAGAGAGAATATTTTAAAATATTGGAGTAAAACACTCTTTCTAAGAGAAACCAAAGAGCTTGCTGCAAAAGGCTGGATTTTGGATATTATGAATTGCATAGATAAAATCGGCAAAGGAGAGTTTTCTCTTAATGAAGTTTATGCTTTTGAAATGCTCCTAAAACAAAAATATCCAAACAATAGACATATTAGAGACAAAATTCGTCAACAGTTACAATTTTTGAGGGATAAGGGTTACTTGGATTTTATCGCAAGAGGTAATTACAGGCTCAGGTAA
- a CDS encoding O-antigen ligase family protein, whose translation METIANIDFKKIELQTIILAVLYLFVGAAILLANRMTYAVAYFAALPIFLLICFPRYALNLFIISLFFQFPLSSRFPLFPADLAAGALILSALANVLLKRDASLAAPSIIKNYILITLMLALTGIFAIQPDLSLTPIFKSIILLLLFLSIYRVSRYALFSAAGFFFWISVINGFLNLFLFFRSGGAMRSFGFTINTLDDLLMIALPLGISLFLWAKRYSVMYLLGSGFVLGGLLVTQSRTSIAFGLLATLVVMVLSIRKARGEQLSYAGRRAKRIIIYGLLGAVFMMILYPSMLQPITGRFGEISSNQPVVSFELRKSLYHAALVAFQQHPVLGIGPGNFRYIETAFPLLKFDPFFMYVSGLSAHSPILHYLAETGLVGALMLIALYWRNLRQARRSFTFSRIPENHPFAIYLLSMALLLFTSIFLEGGWTWGITSYAATFLIAVSTRLYDDTRRIHL comes from the coding sequence ATGGAAACGATTGCTAATATAGATTTTAAGAAGATTGAACTCCAGACCATCATTTTGGCGGTCTTATATTTATTCGTTGGAGCGGCCATACTGCTGGCCAATCGTATGACCTATGCCGTAGCATATTTCGCCGCCTTACCCATTTTTCTCTTAATCTGTTTCCCCAGGTATGCTCTGAATCTTTTTATTATTTCATTATTTTTCCAATTCCCGCTGTCCAGTAGATTCCCCCTCTTCCCTGCTGATCTGGCGGCCGGGGCATTGATTCTGTCGGCCCTGGCCAACGTCCTGCTCAAACGAGACGCATCACTTGCTGCGCCCTCCATAATTAAGAATTATATATTAATCACTCTGATGCTGGCGCTTACCGGGATATTTGCCATTCAGCCCGATCTATCACTCACGCCAATTTTCAAATCGATAATCTTACTCCTGCTGTTTCTTTCAATTTATAGGGTTTCGAGGTATGCCTTGTTTTCTGCCGCCGGATTTTTCTTCTGGATCAGTGTCATTAATGGTTTCTTGAATCTATTCCTCTTCTTTCGTTCCGGCGGGGCGATGAGATCGTTTGGATTCACCATCAACACGCTTGATGACCTTCTGATGATCGCTCTTCCCCTGGGTATTTCATTATTTCTGTGGGCAAAGCGGTATTCAGTCATGTACCTGTTGGGGTCAGGATTTGTTCTCGGGGGTCTTCTGGTTACCCAATCGCGAACTTCAATCGCCTTTGGTTTACTGGCAACATTAGTCGTCATGGTGTTATCAATCAGGAAGGCCAGGGGGGAACAGCTTTCATATGCCGGCAGGCGTGCAAAAAGGATTATAATATATGGTCTGCTGGGTGCGGTATTCATGATGATTCTTTATCCATCGATGCTGCAGCCCATTACCGGCAGATTCGGCGAGATTTCCTCAAATCAGCCGGTCGTGTCCTTTGAACTGAGGAAATCCCTGTACCATGCCGCACTGGTAGCCTTCCAACAGCATCCCGTCTTGGGAATCGGCCCCGGGAATTTCAGATATATCGAAACTGCCTTTCCGCTGCTGAAATTTGATCCTTTCTTTATGTATGTGAGTGGACTTAGCGCTCACAGCCCAATATTGCATTATTTGGCGGAAACGGGTTTGGTCGGTGCATTGATGCTTATTGCGCTCTACTGGCGCAATTTGAGACAGGCACGTCGATCCTTCACTTTCAGCCGAATACCGGAAAATCATCCTTTCGCCATATATCTATTATCGATGGCCCTGCTTCTTTTTACCTCAATTTTTCTTGAGGGGGGGTGGACATGGGGAATAACCAGTTATGCCGCCACTTTCCTGATAGCCGTGTCAACCAGGCTTTATGACGACACCAGGCGGATTCATCTTTGA